The sequence GGTCGATCTGCACCACGCGCGTGGGCGAGAGGCCGAAGGTACTGCGTTGGGTGGCCGCCGCCGGAGCAGCCGCCGCCCCGCTGTCCTTGTCTTCGGACTTCGGCTTTTGCTGTGCGTAGGCGAGCGCCCGGGCGCGGGCGAGATCGACCGCGCCGCCGAACTCTCGGGCGTAGGTGTTGGCCTCGACCGTGCCGCCCAGGGCGGCGCCCTGCCCGCGCATGTTCTTGTTGAAGTCGGCGAGCGAGCTTTCAAGTTCGCTCTGGAAGCGCCCGACGAACCGATCGAGCGCATCGCCGCGCAAGCCCGACTGCAGCCCCAGCTGGCGGTAGTCGATGGTGCTGGTCGACACGTCGCGCTTGACGAGCCCGGCGTCGCGCTCCTGTTGCGTGAGGCTGGCGTCGAGCTCATCGTTGTGGCTCTCGGAGAGCGGGTTGCGCCAGTCGGGGTTGAACTCTTCGCTGGGACGATCGGAGATGGACTTGTTGAGCCGATCGGAGGCGACCTTTGCGTTGTTCAGGCTGCCCGTAAGCTTGTCGGTGCTCTGAGAGCCCTCGCCCATCGCGCTGACGATGGATTTGCCCGTGGAGTCGGTGGTGACCTGCAAGCCGAGCATGGCAGCCTGCGTCTGCAAGGTGCTGCTGGCCACTCCACCGTTGGCCGCGATGGCCGCCTCCGCGTACTTCTGAAAGGCCGCACGTTGCTCTTGGAGCGTTGATCCGCTGTTGCGGATGACGTTGAACGCGTCCTGGTAGGACTTGGCGGTCTTCTGCAGGTCTGCGCGGCTCTTGAGGCCGAGCGTGCGGAAGGCTTCGTCCACCGAGTTGATGCCTGGCAGCAGCGCATCGAGCTTCGCGCGCGCACCCTCCAGACCCTTTTCGAGCTGCTCTCCGGTGATGAGGCCTTGGCGGCCCAGCTCTTCCCAGCGCTTGATGACCGCGTCTAGCGCGGCGCTCGTGTCGGCCGTTGCGGTCGCCTTTTCGAGGCTCGCCTGCAGCGCTCGCCCGGTGTCGATACCCTTCTCTTTCAGACGGTCGACGTTCTGCGCGAGGTAGTCGAAGTTGTCGATGGCCTGCTGCGCGCCATCGCTGATGCCGCGCGTGAGCTCGCCGAGCGAGACACCCGTGCGGCGGATCGATTCGTCCAGGGCGCCATCGAGGGCCGCCTGCAACCGCCGCGCGCCCTGCTCCGTGCCGTCGAACGCGGCGCGTGCGTTCGCTTCGAATACTTGCAGATCCTTGCCGTCGAGCGCCTTGGCCCAGGCTGCCCGCACCTGGTCCGCGGTAACGACACCCTTCTGCTGCAAGGCATCGAGGGCGGCGCCGGCATCGCGAATGCCATCGATGTTGCCCAGCTGCATCGCCTTGGTGAGCTTGTCCATGGCGTCAGCGGTGGACTCACCCTTCTTGCGCTGCTCTTCGAAGTCCGCCACCAACGCCTTGGCGGCCTTGCTCAGGCCCAGCGCCTCTTCCTGAGCGCGCTTTTGCTTGGCTGCAAGTTCCGCATTCTGGGCAGCATCGTCCTGAGCCGCACGCTCCTGCGCCCGCAGCTGCCGCTCAGTTTCTTCGATAGCCTTTCCGTAGCCCATCATCTTGGCCGCGGTCTCGCCGATCCACTTGCCGATTTCGGGCAGATTCGTGAGCAGGAAGGCCCAGGAGAACGTCCTCAGCAGCGAGAGCGCGCCAGCAAGCTTGCCCACCATGCCCGTGACGTTCGAGACCCCGGCCACCACACCCTTCGATGCCGTCGCATTCGCAGCATGCGCGGCGGTGTTTGCACCCAGGGCGGCGGTATTGGCGACAGTGGCGCGAGTAGCCACGCCGGTGGCGGCAGCCTCCTGCAGCTTTGCCGCAGCGGTTGCGTCCACCGCCTTCTTGACCCCGAGGAACTCAGCGGCGATGTTGAAGGCACGGAAGGCGAGCCAGGCCTTGCCCATGCTCAGAAGCGCTCCGGCCACGGTGTCGAGGTTGTTGGCCAGCAACGTGATCGCACCCGCGACCTGGTGCGTGACGCCACCGGCTTCGTTGGCCTTGCCGATGAACACTTCCCACTGCGTGGAGAGATTCGTGACGGCGCGCCCGATCGTTGCCGGCAGGTGCTCGAACTCGCTTTGCACAGCCGAGCTCTGGCTTTGCAGGGCGCTGAGCACCACCTGCGAAGTCAGCGCGCCCTGGGCGGCCATCTCTCGCAGCTCACCCGTCGTGACATTCAGGCCCGCCGCCAGCGCCTGCGCCAGACGCGGCGACTGCTCCATGACGCTATTGAATTCGTCACCGCGCAGCACGCCGGATTGCAGCCCCTGCACCAGTTGCCGCACGGCCGCATCGCTTGCCTCGGCGCTCGCGCCCGAGAGCTGCACCGCCTGATTGATGGTGCGCACGAGTGCGAGCGCGGCATCGGTGCCGATGCCGAACTGCTTGCCTGCGGCGGCGATGCGTCCGAAGAGCTCGCCGGTCGCTTCGAGCGTGGAGTTCGTTTCCAGCGCGACCTGCTGGACGCCGGCAAAGGCGGATTCGAAGGCATCGCCCTCGCCCGTCACGAGCCTGATACGCGCGGCGAGATTCTCGTAGGCGTCGGCCGTGGCCGCTGCGTCGTGGATCAGGTTGGCGCCCAGGCTCACGCCCGCCACCGCACTGATGGTGGTCACCAGTCCCTGCAGCTTGTTGCCCAGCGCGTCGACGGACTGGGTCACCTGCTTGTTGGCCGCCTGTTGCCGCTGAGCGCCGCGCTCAGCCGCCTGGCCGGCTTCGGCATAAGCAACCTGGAGGAGCCCAACACGCTCTTCGACGGACTGCACTTCGACACGCAGCCGACTGTCAGCCTGCGCGAGCTGCGTGGTGGAGATGCCCGCCTGCGCGAGTTCGCTGCGCAGCGACTGGAGCGCGCGGCTCTTGAGTTCGAGTTCGGTGCGCGAGGCACGGGCCGCGGCCTTGGCCTTCTCGAAGTCCGATTCGAGTTGCCGGGTCGGCGCGTCGGCCGCCTTCATCGCCTGCGCAAGATCGCGCACCTTGTCTTGCGCCTGGTCCGCGGCCTGGCCAGCCGCGAGGGTTTCGCGCTTGAGCGCCGCGAAGCGGTCGATCAGAGCCTGCTGGCTGGCGATACCCCGGATTTCCTCAGCGAGCGCCCGGAACTTCGGCGCCGCCTCGCCGCCTTCGGCGGCCAGCCGCTCGATTTCCTTGATGAGCGCATTGACCTCACCGTCGCCTTCGACCTCGGAGCGGATGCGGACGGTGATGTCGCGGTCGGCCATACCCTGTGTGCGTTGCTCGCTGCGAGGTTTGAAAAACGCGCGCGACGCGAAGCCGCGCGCTCAAGGAACTACGGAGGAGTTCAGGGGGTGGCCGGACGGCCGTCGACGTAGATGGCTTCGCCGTTGGAGGGCTTGAGGACTTCGAGGCCGAATTCCATCTGCACGAAGTCCGTACCTTCGGCGATCACCGGCAGCTCGCCGCTCGGGGTCAGCGTGACGCGCGGCATGTAGAAGTCGCGGTCCGCACCGGTGGCGTTGTCGGCGATGATGCGCAGCGCGCCGGTGAGCTCGGACTGCGCGCCGGTGACAACACGGTCCCAGCTCGCGGCGGCCTTGGTGTAGGAGAGCACGATGGCGTCGCCATCATCGATGCCACCGCCTTCGAGGATCTGCAGGCGGCCCAGCTCCAGGTCGGCTTCGTAGTCGGTGCCGGCCACGAAGGTAGTGACGTTGTCGCCCGACTTCACAACGAGCGAACTGATGTTGCGCACGCCAGCGGGGTTGGCGCTGCTCTTGCCGATCTGGTAGTGCCGGCCGGACTGCACGGTATGCGATTCGGCTGTGACGGTGCCGGAGGACTGGGTGACGGACTCGACCGCGCCGGAGAAGAAGTACGCGAGGTTTTCCAGCGTGATGTTGTCGCAGGTCACCTTGCCCGTGCGGTTGACTTCCACCACCACCGACGCGTCTTTCTGGCGCAGGCCGGTCTCGGAGCTGAAGTGGTCGGACTTGGTGGTCTCGATCTGCACGGTAACGCCCGGGCAGTTGCCCAGGGGCTTTTCACCGATATTCACGCCGCCGACTTCGGGGTCGAAATACACGCGGCCGCGCGGGATCGCGTAGTCGTTCTGGTCATACTTGAGGCCCATTGCGTTCTCCTAGGATTGGCCTGTGTAGGGGCCCGAGGTCTGGAAGAGCGCCACGCACTCCATCAGACCCTGGTCGATGGTTTCCGGCATGCCGACGTTCAGGAGCCGCAGCGGGCTCCAGAAGCGGCCGGCGTCGGCGGGCTGCTTGCCCGGCTTGAAGTTGATGAGCAGGTCCATCACGGCCGCGAAGGCGGCGTCCAGCTCTTCGGTGGCGGTGTCGCTGCGGCGCACGATCAGATGCACGCCCCAGGCCACCGCAACGTTGGCCGCACTGGTCTTGCTATCGGCCGCCTGGGCGCCTTCGAGCGAGACTTCGACGGCCGGCGCAACGGTGCGCGGGCCCTCTTGCGAGCCACGCCGCACGGACCAGCCTGCGAAGCGCGGGTCGGCGGCGATGCGCTCGGCGATCACGCGTTCGAGCACGAACATCAGGCGGCCTCGCGCAAGGTGACGGTCGCATCGCAGGCACTCAGGCGCCTGGGATCCGCTGCCACGATGTAGGCCTTGCCATCGACACTGATCTCATCCCCGGCGCGCAAGGTGGCGTCTTCGAGCAGGTAGCGCAGATCGAAGTCGCCAATCGTCGCGTGCCGGTCAAAGGCATCGACGTCCGCCACGGAGAGCGCCGCGACAAAGCCTTCGGGCGCGCTCTCACACACCACCACGACGTCGCCAAGGCGATCCATGGTGGCGCGCGCCAGTCGCTGACCAATGGCTTTGAACGGCGCGTCCATCACGCCTTACGCCACCGTGCCGGCAACGCCGGTGAACTTGATCAGCACTTCGGTGGCGCCGTTTCCGGCGGCCGCGAAGGCGATCGCACTCGGACCACTGACGTCACCCGTGGCCGGGGCGGCGCCCTTGGCGTCAAACTTGCCGGCGGACACATCCCACAGCACAGGGTCGCCCTGAGCGATCACTGCGGTGGTGACCTTGGGGCAGCGGAAGACGCCCGTGATCTGCACTGCGCCCGTCGCGTTGGCGGCAATATCGACCAGCGCCACACCAAGCGTGGAGCCAACCTTGACCACCTGGCCGCTGGTCACCGCGGCGGAGGGGGTGTAGTCGATCACCTCCCCCGGTTGCACGTAGTTCTTTGCCATCTCGATCTCCTGCGAGTCGTGAGTTCGGGCGACGCAGGCGCCGCCCGAGAAGGGTTAGGCACCCGCGTTGCGCACAGCGCCGCGGTAATCGACACCAGTGACGCCGTAGTCCAGACGCACCTTGTAGCGGCCGCCATCGACGTCAAAACCGTTCTGCAGTTCGAGG is a genomic window of Niveibacterium sp. SC-1 containing:
- a CDS encoding tape measure protein, giving the protein MADRDITVRIRSEVEGDGEVNALIKEIERLAAEGGEAAPKFRALAEEIRGIASQQALIDRFAALKRETLAAGQAADQAQDKVRDLAQAMKAADAPTRQLESDFEKAKAAARASRTELELKSRALQSLRSELAQAGISTTQLAQADSRLRVEVQSVEERVGLLQVAYAEAGQAAERGAQRQQAANKQVTQSVDALGNKLQGLVTTISAVAGVSLGANLIHDAAATADAYENLAARIRLVTGEGDAFESAFAGVQQVALETNSTLEATGELFGRIAAAGKQFGIGTDAALALVRTINQAVQLSGASAEASDAAVRQLVQGLQSGVLRGDEFNSVMEQSPRLAQALAAGLNVTTGELREMAAQGALTSQVVLSALQSQSSAVQSEFEHLPATIGRAVTNLSTQWEVFIGKANEAGGVTHQVAGAITLLANNLDTVAGALLSMGKAWLAFRAFNIAAEFLGVKKAVDATAAAKLQEAAATGVATRATVANTAALGANTAAHAANATASKGVVAGVSNVTGMVGKLAGALSLLRTFSWAFLLTNLPEIGKWIGETAAKMMGYGKAIEETERQLRAQERAAQDDAAQNAELAAKQKRAQEEALGLSKAAKALVADFEEQRKKGESTADAMDKLTKAMQLGNIDGIRDAGAALDALQQKGVVTADQVRAAWAKALDGKDLQVFEANARAAFDGTEQGARRLQAALDGALDESIRRTGVSLGELTRGISDGAQQAIDNFDYLAQNVDRLKEKGIDTGRALQASLEKATATADTSAALDAVIKRWEELGRQGLITGEQLEKGLEGARAKLDALLPGINSVDEAFRTLGLKSRADLQKTAKSYQDAFNVIRNSGSTLQEQRAAFQKYAEAAIAANGGVASSTLQTQAAMLGLQVTTDSTGKSIVSAMGEGSQSTDKLTGSLNNAKVASDRLNKSISDRPSEEFNPDWRNPLSESHNDELDASLTQQERDAGLVKRDVSTSTIDYRQLGLQSGLRGDALDRFVGRFQSELESSLADFNKNMRGQGAALGGTVEANTYAREFGGAVDLARARALAYAQQKPKSEDKDSGAAAAPAAATQRSTFGLSPTRVVQIDLNVNGQTSSVYAEEGAEQDLIAALQAAKGRS
- a CDS encoding capsid cement protein, which translates into the protein MAKNYVQPGEVIDYTPSAAVTSGQVVKVGSTLGVALVDIAANATGAVQITGVFRCPKVTTAVIAQGDPVLWDVSAGKFDAKGAAPATGDVSGPSAIAFAAAGNGATEVLIKFTGVAGTVA